Proteins from one Amycolatopsis endophytica genomic window:
- a CDS encoding serine hydrolase domain-containing protein, translating into MAMELKVDADPAEVGFDARRLARIDEHFTRYVDEGLLPGWLAVVARRGKVAYVGKHGHRDVEAGLEVEVDTRWRIHSMSKPVTSVAAMMLYEEGAFELTDPIARWLPEFAEPRVFVKGSALQPVTEPATEPIRVWHLLTHTAGLTYGFHHAHPVDAIYRENGFEFGTPPGADLAECVRRWAQLPLVFQPGAEWNYSVATDVLGRFVEVVSGQPLDEFFARRIFEPLGMGSTGFVTDDPDKLAALYVPDPATGRAVRNDAFGRTGQTRPACLSGGGGLVSTAADYHRFTQFLLGRGELDGVRLLSPRTVALMASNHLPGGVDLEQYGRGLFAEMPYDGFGFGLGFSVLEDPVKAKTLSSKGEYAWGGAASTAFWVDPAEEITALFFTQLLPSSTHPLRQYLRQLVYQAIVD; encoded by the coding sequence ATGGCGATGGAACTGAAAGTGGACGCCGATCCCGCCGAGGTGGGGTTCGACGCGCGACGGCTGGCCCGCATCGACGAGCACTTCACCCGGTACGTCGACGAGGGCCTGCTGCCCGGCTGGCTGGCCGTGGTCGCCCGGCGCGGGAAGGTCGCGTACGTGGGCAAGCACGGGCATCGCGACGTCGAAGCGGGCCTCGAAGTCGAAGTGGACACGCGTTGGCGCATCCACTCGATGTCGAAACCGGTCACATCGGTCGCGGCGATGATGCTCTACGAGGAGGGAGCGTTCGAGCTCACCGACCCGATCGCGCGGTGGCTGCCGGAGTTCGCCGAGCCGCGCGTGTTCGTCAAGGGATCCGCGTTGCAACCGGTCACCGAACCCGCGACCGAGCCGATCCGCGTGTGGCATCTGCTCACCCACACCGCGGGCCTCACCTACGGGTTCCACCACGCCCACCCCGTCGACGCGATCTACCGGGAGAACGGCTTCGAGTTCGGCACCCCGCCCGGCGCCGACCTCGCCGAGTGCGTCCGGCGGTGGGCGCAGCTGCCACTGGTCTTCCAGCCCGGCGCGGAGTGGAACTACTCCGTGGCCACCGACGTCCTCGGCCGGTTCGTCGAGGTGGTGTCGGGGCAGCCACTCGACGAGTTCTTCGCGCGGCGGATCTTCGAGCCACTCGGCATGGGCAGTACGGGCTTCGTCACGGACGATCCGGACAAGCTTGCCGCCCTGTACGTGCCGGATCCCGCGACGGGCAGGGCGGTGCGCAACGACGCGTTCGGCCGGACCGGGCAGACCAGGCCCGCCTGCCTCTCCGGCGGTGGCGGGCTGGTGTCCACGGCGGCCGACTACCACCGGTTCACCCAGTTCCTGCTCGGGCGCGGCGAACTCGACGGGGTCCGCCTCCTGTCGCCACGCACCGTCGCACTGATGGCGAGCAACCACCTGCCCGGCGGGGTCGACCTCGAACAGTACGGCCGCGGGCTGTTCGCCGAGATGCCCTACGACGGCTTCGGCTTCGGGCTCGGCTTCTCCGTGCTCGAAGACCCGGTCAAGGCGAAGACGTTGTCCAGCAAGGGCGAGTACGCCTGGGGCGGCGCGGCGAGCACGGCGTTCTGGGTGGATCCGGCCGAGGAGATCACCGCGTTGTTCTTCACCCAGTTGCTGCCCTCCAGCACCCACCCGCTCCGGCAGTACCTGCGCCAGCTGGTCTACCAGGCGATCGTGGACTGA